From the genome of Spodoptera frugiperda isolate SF20-4 chromosome 7, AGI-APGP_CSIRO_Sfru_2.0, whole genome shotgun sequence:
TGTTTGTGTGCGGCGGGGAAGTCACGAGATGAACCTGTTAGACTAAGAGATGCAGTGAATGTTGCACATAATTCTATCAACCGTGGTGCGGGGCCTCTGGAATTGGGCGATGAGTACTGGTCGTGGCGGGGAGCTGTTGCTCAGGCAGAGCTGCTAGTGCTGCGACTACTCGGCTTCAACTTGGACACACCGTCTCCTCACAGATATCTCCTTCACTACTTGCGTACGCTGCAGGAATGGTTCCCGCCGTCACAGTGGCGCTCTGCCCCCATTGCTCGCACCGCTATGGCATTCTTGCAAGACTTCCATCATTCCCCATCTATTCTAGAGTACAGAGCTCCTCATGTAGCGGTAGCATGTTTGACTCTGGCACTCCATGTCTTGGGAGTGTCAGTACCATTGGCCTCTACATTAGACGATGATGCTGCATGGTATTCGGTAAGTAGCTTAGCATCTTATAAACTCAAATTATTGTgccttaaattaataatgtaaagaaAGTTGCTggtaattttcaattatttttatgttcattgCTGAAAAAtcttgttgaaaataaaatctttcattttattgcCCAAAATCTAATACTTAACATCTGTACTTATTTTCTTTCAGGTATTTACCAAAGATTTGCAAAAGGAGAAAAATTGGGAGATAATGGAGAAAATAATGCAAGTGTATAGTAGGGAGCCCGAACCTATATAGAGGTATCATTATTGTTGTCcctaaactataaaaatattcccACTATTTGCATGCAGTGTTCATTCCTGatattgtgtaataaaatttaaatataaataagaaatgttttttattgtaatgtgtaCAGATAGATACCTTTGTTGTAGGtagcataatattataatctaactaGACTGACAAGGATGGCAATGCAAAGCTACCAATTGTTGCATACTATTAAGTAGCATAATAGTCAGTTTTAACTATTGTTCAgtttggaattattttttttgcaagAAAATGTGTTTAACTTATTGAAATATTACATGTAATGAGAATAACAATAAAAGCTTGCAAATTAGTTATATCTTTTTTTGGTGTTGAACGTAACAAACCGTGTTATTTTTTCAAACGTCAAAGTTGTTATTGTCAAAATATGATCTCATGTCATTCCTGTCAACAATTCGAATTTGAAACTTGTTGATACAAGTTTGTGTTATCTATTTGAACTTCCCCGCCCGCAGAAGTTATAATATTCTCTTTGCTTCCCTCAACTTGCTAAAACAGTAAggatataaaaaagtaaagcattttgattaaaacaaattataagtgttacgttaataaaataataaaccagaCCCTTGTGTGGATAACTTCAAGATGAGTTCGGACGACGAAGCTGAACAATTTCAATCATGGAAAGGTATTCCTGCCACTTTGATATGTATCAATATCTACGGACCTTGTAAAGCGTATTCAGCACAGTTGGCTCATACAGCTACTTGCAGAATGATGCGTCAATACTTGAGGAGAGCAAGTTCTCAACTTGTCGGCGTTTGCGTCTATGGCACCGAAGGGTCCAACACTTCAGTTCTAGGCATCCAAACCGTCGAAGAGATATTCCCACTATCATCACCAAGTGTTGAAGCTTATAAGAAACTTAGAAAAGTTGATATTTCTTCATTAAAAGAAGCCAAAGAAATGATACTCTCGGATGTTCTATGGTACTGTAACAAAGCATTTGCAAGTTGTAAAAAACAACTATCGACTCGCACTGTTATAATGCTGTCTCGGCTTGATGTATCTCCGGTACCAACTGATGTTAAACCTTCACTTAAACGTGTTGGCGACTTGGCAGATTCAAATATACAAATCAATCTTATAAACATTTCTGAATCTGATTATGAGGTAGATTCTTACTATACAGACTTTTTAATACAAGCAACTAAACAAGATGAAGTGATATTACCGAAACCCATTTCAAATCACACAGAAGTAGAACAGTTGATGTATATGGAGTCACATCGCAATTTAGCTGTTGCCCGATTAGGTTTTGAAATTGGAGAAGGTTTTGCAATTGGAGTGGGAGTATACAACCTGTTGAAGAGTTATGGGGATATGCAAATGAAAAGATCAGATTTAGACAGTGATACCAGTGCTGTACTTACAAGTGTgaataaaacattgaaaacCAAAGTTGCAAATGAGGATGAAGAGATGGACTGTGATGAACAAGATAGAACTGCATCACGGCCAGTACCAGTACTTCCAACAGAATTGCTTTACAGCCTTCAGTATGGTGGTGAAAACATAGAATTTACTGCTGAAGAAAAAAAGATGCTTGGAAATCCTTTCGGGCCACCCACATTGAAACTCCTAGGATTCAAACCTGCCAGTGTAATGCGCAAAGAAAAATGGTActtaaaatcaaattactttCTGTTTCCCAGTGAAAGTATAATAGAAGGTTCTGTTGTTGCATTTAAAGCCCTACACCAGGCGTGCACAGAAATGAATAAAGTAGCAATATGCGTGTTGTGCACCAGGGTCAATGCCAGACCTATTATTGTGGCTTTGTCTCCCACCTCAAAACCTCTTGGCCTAGATGTGGATTTAGGATTTGATGTCATTTGTATACCCTTTATTGAAAATGTACGAAATATTCCAATtattgaagatgatgatgatgatgaaaaaataacaaaaactgatAAAGGTATCATGACAGATATTATGAACCAATTACAGTTCGATTATAAACCGGATATGTTTCAAAATCCTAAAACCCAATCACTATATAATGCTATAGAAGCAATTGCTTTGGAAGATGCAGATGTGGAGCCCTTTGTTGATACAACAAAACCAAACGAAAAGAGGTTTGAAGGTATCCAGGacgatttattttatgaaatttttggtccttttacaatcagctcagcaaCTCTGAAAAAACCTGCATCATCGAGTGGTGGGCCAGAAAGCAAAAGAGCAAAACTTTCCGCAGGTGTTGATGAAAATTTACTGAAGGAAAGACTTGAGAATAACACAATTGAAACTTATACAGTTGCTCAAttgaaagaaattttaaaatacaaagaaataccCCACTTACCTGCTTTGACAGGTTTACGAAAGGGGGAACTTGttgatttagtttataaatattgttaattcaaatataaataagtgttATGTTCAAGTATTAatgtttctatttatatttttgatatattattcaattaagAAGTACAATGTTCAATTACTGTGTGTGTGTAATT
Proteins encoded in this window:
- the LOC118266317 gene encoding cyclin-Q, translating into MKDVIDVMALQSSRRERRLPDYRSAPSHSLATNFIFECGIKLGLQPATVATAAIFYHKFFKEADKNDYDCYVICTACLCAAGKSRDEPVRLRDAVNVAHNSINRGAGPLELGDEYWSWRGAVAQAELLVLRLLGFNLDTPSPHRYLLHYLRTLQEWFPPSQWRSAPIARTAMAFLQDFHHSPSILEYRAPHVAVACLTLALHVLGVSVPLASTLDDDAAWYSVFTKDLQKEKNWEIMEKIMQVYSREPEPI
- the LOC118266316 gene encoding X-ray repair cross-complementing protein 6, encoding MSSDDEAEQFQSWKGIPATLICINIYGPCKAYSAQLAHTATCRMMRQYLRRASSQLVGVCVYGTEGSNTSVLGIQTVEEIFPLSSPSVEAYKKLRKVDISSLKEAKEMILSDVLWYCNKAFASCKKQLSTRTVIMLSRLDVSPVPTDVKPSLKRVGDLADSNIQINLINISESDYEVDSYYTDFLIQATKQDEVILPKPISNHTEVEQLMYMESHRNLAVARLGFEIGEGFAIGVGVYNLLKSYGDMQMKRSDLDSDTSAVLTSVNKTLKTKVANEDEEMDCDEQDRTASRPVPVLPTELLYSLQYGGENIEFTAEEKKMLGNPFGPPTLKLLGFKPASVMRKEKWYLKSNYFLFPSESIIEGSVVAFKALHQACTEMNKVAICVLCTRVNARPIIVALSPTSKPLGLDVDLGFDVICIPFIENVRNIPIIEDDDDDEKITKTDKGIMTDIMNQLQFDYKPDMFQNPKTQSLYNAIEAIALEDADVEPFVDTTKPNEKRFEGIQDDLFYEIFGPFTISSATLKKPASSSGGPESKRAKLSAGVDENLLKERLENNTIETYTVAQLKEILKYKEIPHLPALTGLRKGELVDLVYKYC